From a region of the Sphaerodactylus townsendi isolate TG3544 linkage group LG16, MPM_Stown_v2.3, whole genome shotgun sequence genome:
- the SLC2A1 gene encoding solute carrier family 2, facilitated glucose transporter member 1, whose translation MESGGKMTARLMLAVGGAVLGSLQFGYNTGVINAPQEVIERFYNRTWHERYGEYISHGTLTTLWSLSVSIFSIGGMIGAFSVGLFVNRFGRRNSMLMSNSLAFLSAALMGFSKMANSFEMLILGRFIIGLYSGLTTGFVPMYVGEVSPTALRGALGTLHQLAVVVGILIAQIFGMDLIMGSESLWPLLLGFIFIPALMQCILLPFAPESPRFLLINRNEENKAKSVLKKLRGTTDVSSDLQEMKEESRQMMREKKVTILELFRSPMYRQPILIAIVLQLSQQLSGINAVFYYSTRIFRKAGVQEPVYATIGAGVVNTAFTVVSLFVVERAGRRTLHLTGLAGMAGCAVLMTIALALLEQLTWMSYICIIAVLGFVSFFEIGPGPIPWFIVAELFSQGPRPSAFAVAGLANWTSNFIVGMGFQYLEELCGAYVFIIFTVLLILFFIFTYFKVPETKGRTFDEIASGFRQGGAGQADNKTPDEFHSLGADSQV comes from the exons GTGATTGAAAGGTTTTACAATCGGACCTGGCATGAGCGCTACGGGGAGTACATCAGCCATGGCACCCTCACTACTTTGTGGTCCCTCTCAGTGTCCATATTCTCCATTGGAGGGATGATTGGAGCTTTCTCTGTGGGGCTGTTTGTCAACCGCTTTGGACG gCGGAACTCTATGTTGATGTCCAACAGCCTTGctttcctttctgctgctcttATGGGTTTCTCCAAGATGGCCAACTCCTTTGAAATGCTGATCCTGGGCCGCTTCATAATTGGGCTGTATTCTGGCCTCACCACAGGCTTTGTGCCCATGTATGTGGGCGAGGTGTCCCCCACGGCCCTTCGAGGGGCTCTGGGGACCCTTCATCAGCTTGCCGTCGTCGTGGGTATCCTCATAGCCCAG ATCTTCGGGATGGATCTAATCATGGGGAGTGAGTCGCTGTGGCCGCTTCTGCTGGGCTTCATCTTCATCCCTGCCTTGATGCAATGCATCCTGCTGCCCTTTGCCCCAGAGAGCCCCCGCTTCCTCCTCATCAATCGCAACGAGGAGAACAAAGCCAAGAGCG TTCTGAAGAAGCTCCGAGGGACGACCGACGTCAGCAGTGACCTCCAAGAGATGAAGGAGGAAAGTCGGCAAATGATGCGGGAGAAGAAAGTGACCATCCTGGAACTTTTCCGCTCGCCTATGTACCGCCAGCCCATCCTTATTGCCATTGTCCTACAGCTGTCCCAGCAGCTCTCGGGGATCAATGCT gttttctacTATTCTACAAGAATCTTCAGAAAAGCTGGGGTACAGGAGCCTGTCTACGCTACCATAGGCGCTGGAGTTGTAAACACAGCCTTCACAGTTGTTTCA CTGTTTGTTGTAGAACGGGCTGGACGAAGGACACTACATCTCACTGGCCTGGCCGGGATGGCAGGTTGTGCAGTCCTCATGACAATTGCGTTGGCTCTCCTG GAACAATTGACCTGGATGTCCTACATCTGTATTATTGCCGTCCTTGGGTTCGTGTCATTTTTTGAGATCGGCCCAGGCCCCATTCCGTGGTTCATCGTGGCCGAGTTGTTCAGCCAAGGCCCTCGCCCGTCCGCCTTTGCCGTTGCCGGCCTGGCAAACTGGACGTCAAACTTCATTGTAGGGATGGGCTTTCAATACCTTGAG GAACTATGTGGAGCCTACGTTTTCATCATCTTCACGGTGTTGctcatcctcttcttcatcttcacctACTTCAAGGTGCCCGAGACAAAGGGCCGAACCTTTGATGAGATAGCCTCTGGGTTCCGCCAGGGGGGCGCCGGGCAGGCAGACAACAAGACGCCGGACGAGTTCCACAGTCTGGGAGCCGACTCCCAAGTCTAG
- the ZMYND12 gene encoding LOW QUALITY PROTEIN: zinc finger MYND domain-containing protein 12 (The sequence of the model RefSeq protein was modified relative to this genomic sequence to represent the inferred CDS: inserted 1 base in 1 codon; substituted 3 bases at 3 genomic stop codons) — protein sequence MQTERVAPLALPRGRKVFCELCRAPATVRCGGCGVTFYCEVEHQNADWVSVHDQICQLLIHSIVTFXYLGKRQHGREQKISREKFIAELTHNVAQKFLFEGKHDDAYPQKLHSLEFTISVWXWNSLRVPAYIMIAEAVSGLGHLSQAEEYLSQAQWSVLKTSQCSSIIQSKLHRNLGLLFAAKGNFEESLYHLANDVVTAXFXSKLCNCQNPSIHLNRVASYMANVFFRQNRMDVADSLYTEVTEIWYNHFSRFIDCQLKSLLSRAQINVLPEEETTVELLDEGQRAEATQMLTTILDFREQESKPHQTKIAKVVLALAMFHYLIFDTPKAQELIKKTQRIIKATPVEELEDCLHRFLKLIKSKPFYAK from the exons ATGCAGACGGAGCGGGTGGCGCCCCTGGCTCTGCCTCGAGGGCGGAAGGTCTTTTGCGAGCTGTGCCGAGCACCGGCCACGGTCCGCTGCGGTGGCTGCGGCGTCACCTTCTACTG TGAAGTGGAGCATCAAAATGCCGACTGGGTCAGCGTTCACGATCAGATATGCCAACTGCTCATTCATAGCATCGTCACCTTTTAATACCTTGGAAAGAGACAGCATGGACGAGAACAGAAGATCAGCAGAGAA AAGTTCATAGCTGAACTGACTCATAATGTGGCCCAGAAATTCCTGTTTGAAGGCAAACACGATGACGCTTATCCTCAGAAATTGCATTCTCTGGAATTCACCATTAGCGTAT TTTGGAATTCGCTAAGGGTGCCAGCTTACATCATGATAGCAGAGGCGGTTTCAG GCCTGGGACATCTCTCCCAAGCAGAGGAATACCTCTCCCAAGCTCAGTGGAGTGTCCTCAAGACATCTCAGTGCAGCTCCATCATTCAGTCCAAGCTGCATCGTAATCTGGGGCTCCTGTTTGCAGCCAAAGGGAACTTTGAGGAGTCTTTGTACCACCTGGCGAATGACGTAGTGACAGCCTAGTTCTAAAGCAAACTTTGTAATTGTCAAAACCCATCCATCCACCTTAATAG GGTGGCTTCTTACATGGCCAATGTTTTCTTCCGGCAGAACAGAATGGATGTTGCCGACTCCTTGTACACCGAG GTTACTGAAATTTGGTATAATCACTTCAGCCGCTTTATTGACTGCCAACTCAAGTCCCTCTTGAGTCGAGCCCAAATCAATGTGTTACCCGAGGAGGAGACGACTGTAGAACTTCTTG ATGAAGGCCAGCGAGCTGAAGCCACACAGATGCTGACTACCATCTTGGATTTCAGAGAGCAAGAATCCAAGCCACATCAGACCAAAATAGCCAAGGTGGTCCTTGCTCTGGCCATGTTCCATTACTTGATCTTTGATACACCAAAG GCTCAAGAACTCATTAAGAAAACTCAGCGCATCATAAAAGCAACGCCGGTTGAAGAGCTGGAAGACTGTCTTCATCGCTTTTTAAAACTGATCAAATCGAAGCCTTTCTACGCCAAATAG